One genomic segment of Vagococcus intermedius includes these proteins:
- a CDS encoding cell division site-positioning protein MapZ family protein, producing the protein MSRGVKCPNCGHIVTAEEKVCPNCDIFQPGAEEINAALVLKKDRKSQQKAKNDSKESNSKKEKVEVASTDTKATANTALIADEVASSSPSQQEETLPSSDQEVSTEAKEEATSADKKAAMVAGIGAAASAAGMKTTSSKKEDISQSELKTESKLPEKDSPEPPKKSKNVKKTLGVIALLALLMGGGYYGVTKYQENQVIEAQKSHDKMLTKLTSDVDNLFLDKRKLFLNDSFTPKQLASLKKEVKSLGKEDDTQKNLLTATLDEVEEVFDRQKEVNELFEEPVIKGDKVLEDVALSSEKPRLPKMIEQPKDPLDETINLAIGVANKQVETSGKVQKEIDALFDQEGNLKEEVTKKELSAVQKKLSTAINPTLKKQLAEKLAKVDNELQEKAAKKAAVEKEKAAKKANARKEKAEKEKVEKEKAAKEAVAKKAKVEKEKMAKEAAAKKAEAEKEKVAKEASDKQINAEKENATKEDESKDSEIASPQIEEQQLVEETAEQAELEQQILDEQQQKEALDEQYDAEETAKQTEIEAEVAKQAEEAANREQEAAKNIEGDWSWAPGIQEKVINECLSRGYMTEGGYELRQREIVNGEAYYDLYATNTDSPLLRKRNPKDVPIYLVTINAKTGWFKGDGGPNA; encoded by the coding sequence ATGAGTAGAGGTGTAAAGTGTCCTAATTGTGGTCATATTGTGACTGCTGAGGAAAAGGTCTGTCCTAACTGTGATATCTTCCAACCAGGAGCAGAAGAAATTAATGCAGCATTGGTTTTAAAAAAAGATCGAAAAAGTCAACAAAAAGCTAAAAATGACTCTAAAGAGTCTAATTCAAAAAAAGAAAAAGTGGAAGTAGCTAGTACTGATACAAAAGCAACAGCGAATACGGCACTTATCGCCGATGAAGTAGCTAGTTCTAGTCCGTCGCAACAAGAAGAAACACTTCCTAGTAGTGATCAAGAAGTTTCTACAGAAGCGAAAGAAGAAGCAACTAGTGCGGATAAAAAAGCGGCGATGGTGGCAGGAATTGGTGCAGCAGCTTCTGCTGCTGGCATGAAAACAACGAGCAGTAAAAAAGAAGACATCAGTCAATCAGAGTTGAAAACGGAAAGTAAGTTGCCAGAGAAAGACTCGCCAGAGCCACCTAAAAAATCGAAGAATGTGAAAAAAACATTGGGAGTTATAGCTTTATTAGCCTTACTAATGGGTGGCGGGTATTATGGTGTAACCAAATATCAAGAAAATCAAGTGATTGAGGCGCAAAAATCCCATGACAAGATGTTAACAAAATTGACAAGTGATGTGGATAACTTGTTTTTGGATAAACGTAAGTTGTTTTTAAATGACTCATTTACCCCGAAACAATTAGCTAGTTTAAAAAAAGAAGTGAAGTCATTGGGGAAAGAAGATGACACTCAAAAAAATCTATTGACCGCAACTTTAGATGAAGTTGAGGAAGTATTTGATCGTCAAAAAGAAGTAAATGAATTGTTTGAGGAACCTGTTATAAAAGGTGACAAGGTCTTGGAAGATGTTGCGTTAAGTTCTGAAAAACCAAGGTTACCTAAGATGATAGAACAGCCTAAAGATCCACTAGATGAGACGATTAATCTGGCTATTGGTGTCGCCAATAAGCAAGTGGAAACAAGTGGAAAAGTTCAAAAAGAGATTGATGCCTTATTTGATCAAGAGGGTAATCTTAAAGAAGAGGTTACTAAAAAAGAGCTATCAGCTGTTCAAAAAAAACTATCCACAGCTATAAATCCCACATTGAAAAAGCAGTTGGCAGAAAAATTGGCTAAAGTGGACAATGAACTTCAAGAAAAGGCAGCTAAAAAAGCAGCTGTAGAAAAAGAAAAGGCAGCTAAAAAAGCAAATGCTAGGAAAGAAAAAGCCGAAAAAGAAAAAGTAGAAAAAGAAAAAGCGGCTAAAGAAGCAGTTGCTAAAAAAGCTAAAGTCGAAAAAGAAAAAATGGCTAAAGAGGCTGCTGCTAAAAAAGCTGAAGCCGAAAAAGAAAAAGTGGCTAAAGAAGCAAGTGATAAGCAAATAAATGCTGAAAAAGAAAATGCAACTAAAGAAGACGAATCAAAGGATTCAGAGATAGCAAGTCCACAAATTGAGGAACAACAATTGGTAGAAGAAACTGCCGAGCAAGCTGAGTTGGAACAACAGATATTAGATGAGCAGCAGCAAAAAGAAGCATTAGATGAACAGTATGATGCTGAAGAGACGGCTAAACAAACTGAAATAGAGGCCGAGGTTGCCAAACAAGCTGAAGAAGCTGCTAATCGTGAACAAGAAGCTGCTAAGAACATCGAAGGAGATTGGTCATGGGCGCCGGGAATTCAAGAAAAAGTTATTAACGAATGTCTGAGCCGAGGTTATATGACCGAGGGTGGTTATGAATTACGTCAACGTGAAATCGTTAACGGTGAGGCGTACTATGATTTATATGCTACTAACACCGATTCACCCTTATTGCGTAAACGTAATCCAAAAGATGTTCCAATTTATTTAGTAACAATCAATGCTAAAACAGGTTGGTTTAAAGGCGATGGAGGTCCTAATGCTTAA
- a CDS encoding Mur ligase family protein — protein sequence MTVRSQLATFVGKSSQWFLKNFTKGGSSLPGKLALKIDPNILDSLAKDYEVIVVTGTNGKTLTTALTVNVLKQEFGEVLTNPTGANMAQGIVSTFLGAKKKKNGKNFAVLEIDEASLSKVTEYIKPELFLFTNIFRDQMDRYGEIYTTYKLIVDGAAKAPKATILTNGDLPIFNSVETVNPREYYGFNHEEDHEQMAHYNTDGVLCPNCQHILHYKMITYSNLGKYYCPHCEFKRPKLDYQLTELGEMTNTSANFTIDGQEYGIEVGGLYNVYNALSATAIGRHYGVSPEKIRAGLAYDEKVFGRQEVINVEGKKCTLVLVKNPVGLNQVIDMIGLAKGPFSVVSLLNANYADGIDISWIWDGNYEGFSEMDVTNVVTGGDRRKDMTLRMKVAGIPEDKITEVDSLTSVIDEIKQAPSDQVFILATYTAVIQLRKELANQSYIKGGM from the coding sequence ATGACCGTACGCAGTCAATTAGCTACATTTGTAGGGAAATCAAGTCAATGGTTTCTAAAAAATTTTACAAAAGGTGGTAGCAGTTTACCTGGAAAGTTAGCGCTAAAAATTGATCCTAATATCTTAGATAGCTTAGCCAAAGACTATGAAGTAATTGTTGTAACAGGAACCAATGGTAAAACACTAACAACCGCTTTAACCGTTAATGTATTGAAACAAGAATTTGGAGAAGTTTTGACCAACCCAACCGGAGCCAATATGGCACAAGGTATCGTTTCAACTTTCTTAGGTGCAAAAAAGAAAAAAAATGGTAAAAATTTTGCTGTTTTAGAAATTGATGAGGCTAGCCTGAGCAAAGTAACAGAGTACATCAAACCAGAATTATTTTTATTTACTAATATTTTCCGTGATCAGATGGACCGTTATGGTGAAATCTATACTACCTATAAATTAATTGTCGACGGGGCTGCCAAAGCACCTAAAGCAACAATCTTAACCAACGGTGACTTACCAATTTTCAACTCTGTTGAAACAGTTAATCCTCGTGAATACTACGGATTTAATCATGAAGAAGATCATGAACAAATGGCTCACTACAATACCGATGGTGTATTATGTCCAAATTGCCAACACATTTTGCATTATAAAATGATTACTTATAGTAACTTAGGAAAATATTATTGCCCACATTGTGAGTTCAAACGTCCTAAACTTGATTATCAATTAACTGAACTTGGTGAAATGACGAATACATCGGCTAATTTCACGATTGATGGTCAAGAATATGGCATTGAAGTGGGTGGTTTGTACAATGTCTATAATGCCTTATCTGCTACTGCTATCGGCCGTCATTATGGTGTCTCACCAGAGAAAATTAGAGCTGGATTAGCCTATGATGAAAAAGTATTTGGACGTCAAGAAGTCATTAATGTCGAAGGTAAAAAATGTACTTTAGTACTTGTTAAAAATCCCGTTGGCTTAAATCAAGTCATTGATATGATTGGCTTAGCAAAAGGGCCATTCTCTGTAGTTAGCTTACTGAATGCCAATTATGCAGACGGAATCGATATTAGCTGGATTTGGGATGGAAATTATGAAGGCTTTTCCGAAATGGATGTAACTAATGTAGTTACCGGCGGAGATCGTCGTAAAGATATGACTCTTCGTATGAAAGTTGCAGGTATTCCTGAAGACAAAATAACAGAAGTTGACAGCTTAACATCTGTTATTGATGAAATTAAACAGGCACCATCTGATCAAGTCTTTATCTTAGCGACCTATACAGCTGTCATTCAATTACGCAAAGAATTAGCAAACCAAAGCTATATTAAAGGAGGGATGTAA
- a CDS encoding DNA-binding protein: MISHEEKKKFVFLTVFNKSVTSLVAPIANLRYNNKKKKWGKMMLSQLVISHIMALILVGGYLISKKFQLNKKQWKLLVGLFLIVIVMYGLVIWCVLPSKSLLNYLLTNGILGLLAVGIIYLVNEWDDLVTDIKRPTSKKVIGLILASLVLLIASNGYEVYSKKQVYDTLNLVKGTDTPELDKADTPVTIPPKTVRNKMKKSMNQFDNQQFYNLGRLQVQKVKDEVVYIAPLEFKGFWRWLKGGVSEGYLQMSATDVYEQPIPVKRGMKYIPSAFFLKDVERKIYFATATYKSIGEPQLEIADDGHAYYVQTLYKPRGISENPNYRKMKIAVLDSEIGEVKVYDLKDVPAFIDAPISPEMATEMNSVYGKYENGWLNSKLAKKGVKLATSNGTEDQVTPIFNEKGEMLYFTDFTSPSSSDDSAIGYSFINARTAEITYYSKKNMMDSEGLLNLVNLVYPEKKLEGNMPLLYNIDGVPTWVVSMLDKNGIFKKIAYVNATDSDIIAMEDTVSKALQSYRLKLSQKTSNVSATDKAKEQTIEGTIKRLTPPMNLNDATVIKFVLDDNQVYSVNTTDYEEATFLEKGDQVSFKANIIGKQAQGYVEEFKIEGFVITR, translated from the coding sequence ATGATTTCTCATGAGGAAAAGAAAAAGTTTGTATTTTTAACTGTTTTTAATAAATCCGTTACGAGTTTAGTAGCGCCTATCGCAAACTTAAGATACAATAATAAGAAGAAGAAATGGGGGAAAATGATGTTAAGTCAGTTAGTGATTAGTCATATTATGGCGTTAATTTTAGTTGGTGGGTATTTAATTAGTAAGAAATTTCAATTAAATAAAAAACAATGGAAATTATTGGTGGGGCTTTTTTTAATTGTTATTGTTATGTATGGGTTAGTAATTTGGTGTGTATTGCCAAGTAAATCATTATTGAACTATTTATTGACGAACGGTATTTTAGGATTACTTGCTGTGGGAATTATCTATCTCGTCAATGAATGGGACGACTTAGTGACCGATATCAAGCGGCCCACTAGCAAAAAAGTTATTGGCCTTATTTTAGCAAGTTTAGTTTTATTAATTGCTTCTAATGGTTATGAAGTCTATAGCAAAAAACAAGTTTATGATACGTTGAATTTGGTTAAAGGAACAGATACACCGGAGCTTGATAAGGCAGACACACCTGTAACTATTCCACCTAAAACGGTAAGGAATAAAATGAAGAAATCAATGAATCAGTTTGATAACCAACAATTTTATAATTTAGGACGTTTACAGGTTCAAAAAGTTAAAGATGAAGTGGTCTATATTGCACCTTTAGAATTCAAAGGGTTTTGGCGATGGTTAAAAGGTGGCGTATCGGAAGGATATCTACAGATGTCAGCAACCGATGTGTACGAGCAGCCTATTCCCGTCAAACGTGGGATGAAATATATTCCAAGTGCTTTTTTCTTAAAAGATGTGGAGCGAAAAATTTATTTTGCTACAGCTACCTATAAATCAATTGGTGAACCACAACTAGAGATTGCTGATGATGGGCATGCTTACTATGTCCAAACACTTTATAAACCTCGTGGGATTTCTGAAAATCCTAATTATCGTAAGATGAAAATAGCTGTCTTAGATAGTGAAATTGGAGAAGTTAAAGTCTATGATTTAAAAGATGTTCCAGCTTTTATTGATGCACCAATTTCACCTGAAATGGCAACTGAGATGAATAGTGTCTATGGAAAATATGAAAATGGTTGGCTGAATAGTAAATTAGCCAAAAAAGGCGTCAAACTTGCAACGAGTAATGGGACAGAAGATCAGGTAACTCCCATCTTTAATGAGAAAGGTGAGATGTTGTATTTTACTGATTTTACATCACCTTCCAGTTCAGATGATTCAGCTATTGGCTATTCATTTATTAATGCAAGAACTGCAGAAATTACTTATTATAGTAAAAAAAATATGATGGATAGTGAAGGCTTATTAAACTTGGTCAATCTTGTTTATCCAGAAAAGAAATTGGAAGGAAACATGCCACTTCTTTATAATATTGATGGTGTGCCAACTTGGGTTGTATCGATGTTAGACAAAAATGGTATTTTCAAAAAAATTGCGTATGTCAATGCAACGGATAGTGATATTATCGCAATGGAAGACACGGTGTCTAAAGCCTTACAAAGTTACCGTCTGAAGCTAAGTCAAAAGACAAGCAATGTCTCAGCTACTGATAAAGCAAAAGAACAAACCATTGAGGGGACGATAAAACGTCTAACGCCACCAATGAATTTAAATGATGCGACTGTTATCAAATTTGTTTTAGATGATAACCAAGTTTATAGTGTTAATACGACAGACTATGAAGAGGCAACTTTCTTAGAGAAAGGTGATCAGGTTAGTTTTAAAGCAAATATCATAGGTAAACAAGCTCAAGGTTACGTGGAGGAGTTTAAAATTGAAGGGTTTGTTATTACAAGATAA
- a CDS encoding TrkH family potassium uptake protein, translating to MAKRRFFYGYKRDFTRFLSAHISSIQMIVLYYLLLTILSFFLLRLAFFRNPGVDTSLLDDVFMAISTVSVTGLSTFNINEVFNHRGVVLLEILFQVGGLGIMMVSTFFFIVTRRKISLKQRQLIMTDMNQPKLSGIVRLIRTTLAILLWIQLLFGVIFSIHFYSSHHQANIYDSIFYGFYQSISAVTNSGFDVTGGSIIPYADDHFFLICIILLITVGGIGFPVIMEIKEWLFFKKSKHGYPFRFSLFSKLAIWSFLILFIFGTLLIFALERQHLFADMSSSQQWISSMFYSMTTRNAGLQINDLNDFQTATLLLFSTLMFIGCSPSSVGGGVRTTTVAIIVLYMFSFIKSEEKISIFGRRISEEDIKKSVVVFNLSLLMCFLSVIILAATEKHSLISLIVEVTSAFGTTGLSLGITPDLSTTGKIIIALLMFIGRIGMLYTLMLFVPKEMQDKGYIYPTEKIIIG from the coding sequence TTGGCCAAACGTCGTTTTTTTTATGGCTACAAACGTGACTTCACACGCTTTTTATCTGCCCACATCTCTAGTATCCAGATGATCGTTCTCTACTATTTACTACTAACGATTTTGTCGTTCTTCTTGTTACGACTAGCGTTTTTTAGAAATCCTGGAGTAGACACCAGCTTACTTGATGATGTCTTTATGGCAATCAGTACTGTTAGTGTAACAGGTCTCAGTACGTTTAATATTAACGAAGTCTTTAACCACCGAGGAGTCGTCCTCTTAGAAATACTATTTCAAGTGGGTGGACTTGGTATTATGATGGTTTCAACTTTCTTTTTTATTGTGACTAGACGAAAAATTTCATTGAAACAACGTCAACTAATTATGACCGACATGAACCAACCTAAATTAAGCGGCATTGTTAGACTAATTAGAACAACTTTAGCTATTCTCTTGTGGATTCAACTTTTATTTGGTGTCATTTTTTCAATTCACTTCTATAGCTCTCATCATCAGGCAAATATTTATGATTCCATTTTCTATGGTTTCTATCAATCTATTTCAGCTGTCACAAACTCAGGTTTTGACGTGACAGGAGGCTCTATTATTCCCTATGCTGATGACCACTTCTTTTTGATTTGCATCATTTTGTTAATTACAGTTGGTGGGATTGGCTTTCCTGTTATTATGGAAATTAAAGAATGGTTATTCTTCAAAAAATCTAAGCACGGCTATCCTTTTCGTTTTTCATTATTCAGTAAACTTGCTATTTGGTCCTTCTTAATTCTTTTTATTTTTGGGACTTTACTCATTTTTGCTTTAGAAAGACAACATTTATTTGCTGATATGTCTAGTAGTCAACAATGGATTTCATCCATGTTTTACTCTATGACTACCCGTAATGCTGGTCTGCAAATCAATGATTTAAATGATTTTCAAACGGCTACCTTATTACTATTTTCGACGCTGATGTTTATCGGGTGCAGCCCTAGTTCAGTTGGAGGGGGTGTTCGAACCACAACAGTGGCAATCATTGTCCTCTATATGTTTTCATTTATTAAAAGTGAAGAAAAAATCAGTATTTTTGGTCGCCGAATTTCAGAAGAAGATATAAAAAAATCAGTCGTTGTGTTTAACTTATCCTTATTAATGTGCTTTTTATCAGTCATTATTTTGGCAGCAACGGAAAAACACTCACTCATTTCTTTAATTGTCGAAGTGACCTCCGCTTTTGGAACAACAGGCCTATCCCTAGGAATTACCCCCGACTTGTCAACAACAGGCAAAATTATTATTGCCTTATTAATGTTTATCGGACGAATCGGAATGCTTTATACCTTAATGCTGTTTGTTCCTAAAGAGATGCAAGACAAAGGTTACATCTACCCAACTGAAAAAATTATTATTGGTTAA
- a CDS encoding type 1 glutamine amidotransferase: MTQLKIRACHLYGNLLNTYGDNGNMLMLDYHAKQMGVEFTTDIISIYEDFSADDYDFVFFGGGQDYEQTIVSKDLQTKKEELTRYIEDDGVMLAICGGYQMLGHYYIGANGDKIQGIGALDHYTLSQENNRFIGDVEIYNAEFDETYVGFENHNGTTFLGEGEKPLGEIKLGEGNNGEDKSEGVIYKNTFGSYLHGPILARNEHLSIRLLNMILEKKYGKDFKKE, from the coding sequence ATGACACAACTAAAAATCAGAGCGTGCCACCTTTACGGAAACTTACTAAATACCTATGGCGATAATGGCAATATGTTAATGCTAGACTACCATGCAAAACAAATGGGGGTAGAGTTTACAACAGATATTATTAGCATCTATGAAGATTTCTCTGCCGATGATTATGATTTTGTTTTCTTCGGTGGTGGTCAAGACTATGAGCAAACTATCGTTTCTAAAGATCTTCAAACAAAAAAAGAAGAATTAACACGCTACATCGAAGATGATGGTGTTATGCTTGCTATTTGTGGTGGCTATCAAATGTTAGGTCACTACTATATTGGGGCTAATGGTGATAAAATTCAAGGAATTGGTGCCTTAGACCACTATACTCTTAGCCAAGAAAATAACCGTTTCATTGGAGATGTCGAGATTTATAATGCCGAATTTGATGAAACTTATGTTGGTTTTGAAAATCACAATGGAACAACATTCTTAGGTGAAGGTGAAAAACCTTTGGGAGAAATCAAATTAGGTGAAGGAAACAATGGAGAAGATAAAAGTGAAGGCGTTATTTACAAAAATACTTTTGGGAGCTACCTACACGGACCAATTTTAGCTCGTAATGAACACCTATCAATCCGTTTACTTAATATGATTTTAGAAAAAAAATACGGTAAAGATTTTAAAAAAGAATAA